A stretch of the Neodiprion lecontei isolate iyNeoLeco1 chromosome 4, iyNeoLeco1.1, whole genome shotgun sequence genome encodes the following:
- the LOC107225648 gene encoding calcineurin-binding protein cabin-1 isoform X1 — MIKISALNEDSSEESEDEDVPTITKEAQEQIALTEYNKALDLLRQNRNEDALTLLKDLLDTELLDQVEKPEIPDGRPRPMLSLKYSCFKNIGAIQAQMGNYQDAIDNYWEATNLDDTDVMLWYKLGTLATKTYNLELACSSFKYGLKCNPNHWPSLDSIITVLYAVPDYMSCLLYISMALERDSSYIKGLAFRDKIFKDIPSFEECYKVYNSDWELDPSIDTEYDRVVGDKLLAEARDLAEKWSEACRPEFCLKPLPDLVLNKPIAELTWLNLGESLISMHSHITDNNYNFVSHIKLHIHQADTRGKDDGNATGANCIDVEPGGIEKQQNTESVINFVRIEETHNQIFEDKSIMLVDEDGDEVQALDSENDIQNDTDHFDRKNDTPTSDLKDNIDTDMEVDMEDERKSSSSDIQIIEDEDPLKMLDPEDLQLEEPIVNKKSNQITSETETDLEKLSSSKCREQVVSSEDKSSEKEPLNEKLDEKLSHKSDGAATDKSLDKPSKTEDKSSEKTDDKEEGRKVKKRRRSSLCFLEQWAWSSGSMRRSARVRSSNRREAERDDVQLEESLKRIFPSTLLPDTVRLRKENPLKSMEDSMDTMDLYRLFACRENGSNTTEGSKSSESSKPGSPISNENQELYFGTDKEKADVAAFIAEHTEKSNLMIIMAKFTEFLCTKWNHVWPKGLPEVYLETYVFTRQHIPHPSPFNDDADDNILKLDAEMTLLYGELHTDRWLNNKPGILPSSTVDKMGTGLPSEELGQIIFTSVRDDLFNEQYVLFFFRVLWLKANLFLCQGDTDIVIESLESLLCHLKELQGKGDNMFLKLPNCKHNSYISVKSVEKMLISVQRGKKLREIQYLHEEKKYFELASILQDTFKFAKQQNKLMVNNDEVIDRAEQLSMLLNSLWQLGQYEDCYIWSEACLNEAWRNYLNATDEIEQKKWTTAVLNCLTRLEACVSEVSTFVVRYLPASRLTRLVQNLVHIVCYQLDVPENAIEMPLETVLPWILLHHILQHEEDKERAKPIVQQKNKSHDFNNSDSDDEEEDIPASLMLLFTAHEFLGRRSWCCINEAKLLLFVMNVTIPRLKTPQLNHIRDKLWKYVEQVLYCLYAYPSKTNKSKAKYLEEHGVPQMKLTWEAAQQLYDFYKLDVLPAIDDYKVLSISSEMESLFKKITRLVPPESDPALIADDMLAYIRRDREKMPTVSKPLPYQISSIYYLLGDYYFKSSDWSHGIRYYLLDLCLHPLRFNSWAGLAMATGTQLQIRLNSCQTLKNENSFLDKAKIAQYSYQRASELTPGHSVTWIEYGNFVYMVHSFCSRVLKQEAHKLSMEKFEILETRKDTMLELAAHCFLSANRLLNETAGLQDDRWLTYYILGKIAEKKNEDPPVFLENYHKASLFLYENNASYPRKINYSNPHNLSVEALEVYYRIHASILKYLEQHEGKPLKKSLGLLFQQYLKNCANSAFMRYQSKSNLKKGEEDGSDSDSRIISKDTRKIIEYPRHITTLEQCSNSIEEIEIIDKSKDRLEAGKLHDQTKKRSREDTNDPTKRVKLNNISHLQLMQDVVALIDDLITKVCEITHSQETSEEDVVTLTSSDENEDLRSEKHKLNAVERVDTDCTQAKTEESKGNVADSSKAMGEQVDNVVKEENIQDLMDVLMKQAMEISQEETQQSSPDDEDIRKSEGRWLQNEDSSGKEIKQRQEEKKKLPVEVIKDDVALRRRGSQESTTTTQTTTTTETNNSSSSSSDDSSSSDDSSDSDTSSLSDSDSDSDAEKKKKTIEQTEEFLTDEEVGTLTAYCLAGLEQCILRFPQHYKSFYRLSHFFFNNKTKDITKCKDLLLGTYNCQFYPGKSFQGLFYERKSSNFFNGVWRIPVEEVDRGGSFASHMSKCITLLMQVLKETNDSDMLMELGSQLSKKPEYDKKYLRDSEREQLSDQAMTLCLQSLRTRVSTMGPPTGAETTSSWKNNSRIQVLLDVYKTYQCVQKHFTNMDVKNVADLLSDTYKSYIGNRNLEGNVLDTATKWCQQQIALNKTAVPISAPTVNAQAASAAIASPIPVTITQLPVTTTFTQYSQSRKPYKTSSSSSGRPRGRPPNINKYHQTMQQNANMFNQFGVKSGFGNYLGQHGSPGLLSSYFMNPLMDTNVLTAMLANMSSNMIDPATLATLNYLNQVGGIGGYQEVIRQYQNSLSTMTSMASGLNAISSTVPNISNVTTMSTASSSANSAGSLGHVGHLGSLANLGNLGNLGNLNNLGNLTMQQYLSLSNTTSSISRTTPIYHQATPKATTTTTTTTMTKEKPNISITPVNTSSTHKSSTKSTKSSSSNDPLSVHTSKSQIVQPPKTATQVSLLKPSVIQQVKSLPPKQMSAPQIRVSKTLTEPQPAHKSSLSHSPVLKSASSTSPSSLPQAAHSGINSSMAMKPLIQMNLPSQGSGTSLQHKLLSKKQHQQAHLSANIVCPPKKQKTAKKLPAIPSSYQNLINSIPNISSMSQAPYLSAELSGISLSQLPPLSGSKGSSSKGTGYRKTSNKSKSAVTDVASTLSNPICQSQSVEAMSVLSQLQQHSHLEIIPQHKSQPKPGMDFPIGLPSSLSVTQQKIIASDPLRPPVTDNMSVYELSRGKPMTTSSSTLKKSEKLKKDGVEIITLDD; from the exons atgattaaaatatcCGCATTGAACGAAGATTCAAGCGAGGAGAGCGAAGACGAGGATGTACCGACGATAACTAAGGAAGCTCAG GAACAAATCGCGCTCACGGAGTACAACAAAGCCTTGGACCTACTTCGACAGAATAGGAACGAAGACGCCTTGACGCTCCTGAAAGATCTTCTTGACACTGAACTATTAGATCAAGTTGAGAAGCCTGAGATTCCCGATGGCAGACCACGGCCAATGCTGTCCCTCAAATATTCTTGTTTTAAAAACATCGGCGCGATACAGGCACAAATGGGAAATTATCAAGACGCGATAGACAATTACTGGGAAGCTACGAATCTCGACGATACAGATGTGATGCTTTGGTACAAACTGGGAACTCTGGCTACGAAGACTTACAACCTTGAATTAGCCTGTTCATCTTTTAAATATGGTTTAAAATGCAATCCTAATCATTGGCCAAGTCTAGATAGCATAATAACTGTCTTGTATGCAGTTCCTGATTATATGAGTTGCcttttatatatttcaatgGCTTTGGAGAGGGATTCCAGTTACATTAAAGGACTAGCCTTCagagataaaattttcaaagatattCCTAGCTTTGAAGAATGCTACAAGGTTTACAATAGCGATTGGGAATTGGACCCGTCAATAGACACAGAATATGATCGCGTTGTTGGAGATAAATTATTGGCAGAGGCTAGAGACCTGGCTGAAAAATGGTCTGAAGCTTGTAGACCAGAATTTTGCCTTAAGCCACTTCCAGATTTGGTCTTAAACAAACCCATCGCTGAGTTGACGTGGCTCAATTTAGGAGAAAGCTTAATCAGCATGCATTCACACATTACAGACAATAATTATAACTTTGTCAGCCACATTAAGCTCCATATACACCAGGCAGACACAAGAGGAAAAGATGATGGAAATGCCACAGGTGCAAACTGCATCGATGTGGAACCTGGAGGGATTGAGAAACAACAAAACACTGAAAGCGTCATAAATTTTGTTAGGATCGAAGAAACgcataatcaaatttttgaagataaaagCATTATGCTTGTCGACGAAGATGGAGATGAAGTTCAAGCGTTAGATAGTGAAAATGATATCCAAAACGACACTGATCATTTTGACAGAAAAAATGATACGCCGACTTCTGACCTTAAAGATAACATTGATACTGATATGGAAGTCGATATGGAAGATGAAAGGAAATCATCTTCTAGTGATATTCAAATAATAGAAGATGAAGATCCTTTAAAGATGTTGGATCCAGAAGACCTGCAACTGGAAGAAccaattgttaataaaaagtCGAATCAGATTACCTCAGAGACTGAGActgatttagaaaaattatcatctAGTAAATGCAGGGAGCAAGTTGTCAGTTCGGAAGACAAGTCGAGCGAAAAAGAACCGCTCAACGAAAAGTTAGATGAGAAACTAAGTCATAAGTCAGATGGTGCAGCCACAGACAAATCTTTGGACAAACCTTCGAAAACTGAAGATAAATCCAGCGAAAAAACAGACGACAAAGAAGAAGGTAGGAAAGTAAAGAAGCGACGTAGAAGTTCACTTTGTTTTTTGGAACAATGGGCTTGGAGCAGTGGAAGTATGAGGCGGTCGGCACGAGTTCGAAGTTCAAATCGACGCGAGGCGGAACGAGATGATGTTCAGTTAGAAGAATCGCTCAAAAGAATATTCCCCAGTACTTTATT ACCAGACACTGTGCGCCTCAGAAAAGAAAATCCACTGAAATCTATGGAGGATTCAATGGATACAATGGATTTGTACAGACTATTTGCATGTCGTGAAAATGGAAGCAACACTACGGAAGGTTCCAAGAGTTCAGAGAGCTCAAAACCTGGCAGTCCTATATCTaa tGAGAATCAAGAGCTGTACTTTGGCACGGACAAGGAAAAAGCTGATGTGGCAGCATTCATCGCTGAACATACCGAAAAAAGTAATCTAATGATTATTATGGCCaagtttactgaatttttgtGCACAAAATGGAATCATGTCTGGCCCAAAGGATTGCCTGAAGTATATTtggaaacatatgtatttaccAG GCAGCACATTCCGCATCCTTCACCCTTCAATGACGACGCGGAcgataatattttaaaacttGATGCCGAGATGACACTTTTGTATGGAGAATTGCATACAGATAGATGGCTGAATAATAAACCAGGCATTTTGCCTAGTTCAAC TGTTGATAAAATGGGCACTGGACTGCCATCCGAGGAGTTGGGTCAAATAATATTCACGAGTGTTCGAGATGATTTGTTCAATGAGCAGTACGTGTTATTCTTCTTCAGAGTCCTCTGGTTAAAAGCTAACTTATTTTTGTGCCAAGGGGACACTGATATCGTGATTGAAAGCTTAGAATCG CTATTATGTCATCTAAAGGAATTACAAGGCAAAGGTGACAATATGTTTCTGAAACTTCCGAACTGCAAACATAATTCGTATATAAGCGTTAAATCTGTTGAAAAAATGCTGATTTCAGTACAAAG AGGCAAAAAACTTCGAGAGATTCAATACTTGCATGAAGAGAAAAAGTATTTCGAGTTAGCTAGCATTTTGCAAGATACATTCAAATTTGCGAAACAACAGAACAAGCTAATGGTAAATAATGATGAAGTTATTGATCGAGCTGAGCAACTTTCGATGCTACTTAATAGCTTGTGGCAGCTTGGACAATATGAG GATTGTTACATCTGGTCAGAGGCATGTCTGAATGAAGCATGGCGCAATTATTTAAATGCCACCGAtgaaatagaacaaaaaaagtGGACAACGGCTGTATTAAATTGTCTCACAAGACTCGAGGCTTGTGTTTCAGAAGTCAGTACTTTTGTAG TACGATATCTACCTGCCTCGCGTCTTACGAGATTGGTACAAAATTTGGTTCATATAGTTTGCTACCAATTAGATGTACCGGAAAATGCTATTGAAATGCCTTTGGAAACAGTGTTGCCCTGGATTCTGTTGCATCATATTCTGCAACa TGAGGAAGACAAAGAACGGGCTAAGCCAATAgtacagcaaaaaaataaatcgcaTGATTTTAACAACTCCGACTCTgatgacgaagaagaagacaTTCCTGCTTCGTTGATGCTCTTATTCACGGCTCATGAATTTCTTGGACGACGTTCTTGGTGTTGCATCAACGAAGCAAAGCTATTGCTATTCGTTATGAATGTCACAATACCACGGTTAAAAACGCCTCAACTAAATCATATTAGAGATAAACTTTGGAAATATGTTGAGCAAGTTCTCTACTGCTTGTATGCCTATCCGAGTAAAACCAATAAATCTAAAGCAAAATATTTGGAGGAGCACGGAGTGCCGCAAATGAAATTGACCTGGGAAGCAGCTCAACAGTTATACGATTTCTATAAACTTGATGTATTACCTGCTATAGATGATTACAAGGTACTGTCAATTTCGTCAGAAATGGAGAgccttttcaaaaaaataacacgCTTAGTTCCACCGGAGAGCGATCCAGCCTTAATAGCCGATGACATGTTGGCATATATAAggagagacagagaaaaaATGCCTACTGTCTCAAAACCTTTACCATATCAGATATCCTCGATCTATTATTTGCTGGGAGACTACTATTTCAAGTCGAGCGATTGGTCGCATGGTATTCGATACTATTTATTGGACTTATGCCTACATCCTCTAAGATTTAATTCATGGGCTGGTCTCGCCATGGCTACTGGTACGCAGCTACAAATCAGATTAAATAGCTGCCAAACTCTTAA GAATGAAAATAGCTTTTTGGACAAAGCTAAAATTGCTCAATATAGTTATCAGCGAGCTAGTGAATTAACTCCTGGACACTCGGTTACCTGGATCGAATATGGAAATTTTGTGTACATGGTTCACTCCTTCTGTTCTCGAGTTCTTAAACAAGAAGCTCACAAGTTGAGTATGGAGAAGTTTGAGATATTGGAAACGAGGAAAGATACGATGCTTGAACTTGCTGCTCATTGTTTCTTATCAGCAAATAGGCTGTTGAATGAAACTGCGGGATTACAGGACGACAGATGGTTGACCTACTATATCCTTGGAAAGATTgccgagaagaaaaatgaagatcCTCCtgtatttttagaaaattatcataag GCCAGTTTATTTCTGTACGAAAACAACGCAAGCTACCCTCGAAAAATCAATTACAGCAACCCTCACAACCTTTCTGTTGAAGCATTAGAAGTTTATTATAGAATACACGCGAGTATATTAAAATATCTTGAGCAGCATGAGGGAAAACCTTTGAAAAAATCTCTGGGTTTATTGTTCCAACAGTATTTAAAGAACTGTGCAAATAGTGCCTTCATGAGGTATCAGTCAAAAAGCAATCTTAAGAAAGGGGAAGAAGATGGGTCAGATTCTGATAGTAGAATTATTTCTAAGGATACAAGGAAAATTATCGAGTATCCTCGACACATCACAACATTAGAACAATGTTCGAATAGTATCGAAGAAATTGAGATTATTGATAAATCCAAAGATAGATTAGAAGCTGGTAAGCTGCACGATCAAACCAAGAAACGCTCTAGAGAGGACACAAACGATCCTACAAAGCgagtaaaattaaataatatctCGCATTTACAATTAATGCAAGACGTGGTTGCATTGATAGATGACTTGATAACAAAAGTTTGCGAAATTACTCATTCTCAAGAGACTTCAGAGGAAGACGTCGTCACATTGACATCTAGCGATGAAAATGAGGACTTGAGATCTGAGAAGCATAAATTAAATGCTGTGGAAAGAGTTGACACAGACTGTACACAGGCAAAGACTGAGGAATCCAAAGGCAATGTTGCAGACTCATCAAAGGCAATGGGAGAACAGGTTGATAACGTAGTAAAggaagaaaatattcaggatttgaTGGATGTACTAATGAAACAAGCAATGGAAATAAGCCAAGAAGAAACTCAACAATCATCTCCTGATGATGAAGATATTAGAAAATCTGAAGGAAGGTGGCTACAAAATGAAGATTCCTCA GGCAAAGAAATCAAACAGAgacaagaagagaaaaaaaagttaccgGTTGAAGTAATCAAAGATGATGTGGCTTTGCGCCGCAGAGGATCGCAGGAAAGTACAACTACAACTCAGACGACAACTACAACTGAAACTAATAACTCAAGTTCAAGCAGCAGCGATGATTCGAGCAGCAGTGACGATAGCTCTGATAGTGATACATCCAGTCTCAGTGACAGTGACTCTGACAGTGATgccgaaaagaaaaagaaaacaatcgaACAAACAG AAGAATTTTTAACCGATGAAGAAGTTGGTACTTTAACAGCCTATTGCCTAGCAGGTCTAGAGCAATGTATACTGCGTTTCCCACAACATTACAAATCTTTTTATCGTCTCTCGCActtcttttttaataataaaactaaAGATATTACAAAATGCAAAGATCTACTGTTGGGCACATATAATTGCCAATTTTATCCAGGAAAATCATTCCAAGGTCTTTTctatgaaagaaaaagttccaatttttttaat GGTGTGTGGCGAATTCCTGTCGAGGAAGTTGATAGAGGTGGCAGCTTTGCTTCACACATGTCCAAGTGCATTACGCTTCTTATGCAAGTTCTGAAGGAAACTAATGACAGCGATATGCTTATGGAACTGGGATCGCAGCTTTCTAAAAAACCTGAATATGATAA GAAATATTTAAGAGACTCTGAAAGAGAACAACTTTCTGATCAAGCAATGACGTTATGCTTACAATCACTACGCACAAGAGTTTCAACAATGGGTCCTCCTACTGGTGCTGAAACCACGTCCTcgtggaaaaacaattctaGAATACAAGTTCTTCTTGATGTTTACAAAACATATCAATGTGTACAGAAACATTTCACGAATATGGATGTGAAGAATGTTGCCGATCTCTTGTCGGATACTTATAAATCATACATTGGAAATAGG AATCTTGAAGGAAATGTTCTGGACACAGCAACTAAATGGTGTCAACAACAAATAGCTTTGAATAAAACTGCAGTGCCCATTAGTGCTCCGACTGTCAATGCACAAGCTGCGTCAGCTGCTATCGCTAGCCCAATTCCT GTCACAATTACTCAGCTGCCGGTTACGACAACTTTCACGCAGTATTCTCAGAGTCGTAAGCCTTACAAAACTTCATCAAGTAGTTCCGGTCGTCCAAGAGGACGACCACCAAACATCAACAAATATCACCAAACGATGCAACAAAATGCAAACATGTTTAACCAATTCGGTGTGAAAAGCGGTTTTGGCAACTACCTTGGTCAACATGGCAGCCCTGGGCTTCTGAGTTCATATTTCATGAATCCTCTAATGGATACGAATGTTCTAACTGCTATGCTAGCTAACATGAGTAGTAACATGATTGATCCTGCTACATTGGCTACTTTGAATTATCTGAATCAAGTAGGCGGAATCGGAGGGTATCAAGAAGTTATCAGACAGTATCAGAATAGTTTATCCACTATGACTAGTATGGCTAGTGGTTTGAATGCGATTTCAAGTACTGTACCAAACATCAGTAATGTCACAACGATGAGTACCGCAAGTAGTAGTGCTAATTCTGCAGGTAGCTTGGGCCATGTAGGTCACTTAGGGAGTTTGGCAAACCTGGGAAACCTGGGCAATCTGGGCAATCTCAATAATTTGGGAAATCTTACGATGCAACAGTATCTAAGTTTGAGTAATACGACATCGTCTATATCCAGAACTACTCCCATTTATCATCAAGCCACCCCAaaagcaacaacaacaaccacAACGACCACAATGACCAAGGAAAAGcccaatatttcaataactccTGTTAATACTTCATCCACTCACAAATCTTCCACTAAATCCACTAAAAGCAGCTCCAGCAACGATCCATTGTCAGTTCATACTTCCAAGTCTCAAATTGTCCAGCCACCCAAAACAGCAACACAAGTGTCGCTATTAAAACCTTCGGTAATTCAGCAAGTTAAATCCTTACCACCAAAGCAAATGAGCGCTCCGCAAATTCGAGTTTCCAAAACCCTGACCGAGCCTCAACCTGCGCACAAAAGTTCATTGTCGCATTCACCGGTTTTAAAGAGTGCCAGCTCTACAAGTCCGTCCTCTCTACCCCAGGCTGCACATTCTGGAATCAACTCATCCATGGCAATGAAACCTCTGATTCAGATGAACTTGCCGTCTCAGGGTTCTGGCACGTCCTTGCAGCATAAATTATTGTCTAAGAAACAACATCAACAGGCCCACCTATCAGCAAACATAGTCTGTCCACCCAAAAAGCAGAAAACAGCAAAAAAGCTTCCAGCAATTCCTAGCAGCTAccaaaatttgataaacaGTATACCCAACATCTCGTCTATGTCTCAAGCGCCTTATCTTTCTGCAGAATTGAGTGGCATTTCACTTAGCCAACTGCCTCCACTATCCGGATCAAAGGGGTCGAGCTCAAAGGGAACTGGGTACAGAAAAACATCTAATAAATCAAAATCAGCAGTAACAGACGTAGCTAGTACTCTCTCCAACCCCATCTGTCAATCGCAATCCGTAGAAGCGATGTCCGTACTGTCGCAACTCCAACAACATTCCCATTTGGAAATAATTCCGCAGCACAAAAGCCAACCCAAGCCCGGTATGGATTTCCCAATAGGACTACCATCCTCACTTAGTGTTACTCAACAAAAAATCATCGCTTCCGACCCACTCAGGCCCCCCGTTACTGATAACATGTCTGTGTATGAACTCAGTAGAGGAAAACCCATGACTACATCTAGTagtactttgaaaaaatcagaaaagttgaaaaaagacGGTGTTGAAATAATCACTTTGGATGattag